The nucleotide sequence AACCTGCCGTCATACACTGCACAATATACCTCCATCCTTCGAGCATCTAGCATGGGGCAAATGAGTATATCTTCATACAAGCTATCCGCTACTGAGGCGGCCATTCCCTGCAAGGTATTAACTGATATTAATGGTTTGTCCAGCGCATAACATAAACCCTTTGCGGTAGAAACACCAATTCTAAGACCTGTATAAGATCCCGGCCCATGAGAAACAGATACAGCATCAATTTCATTAAGTGTTATATTTACACCCTTTAATAAGTCCTGAACAAGGAGAGTAATCACTCTTGAGTGCGACTTTTCTATAAAAACTTCAGAAACCCCTAATAACTCATTATCGCTATAAATAGATACAGAGCACACTTTTACAGAAGTCTCCAATGATAAAATCAATGCCATTATCAGCTAAGGAAATAAAGTTCTACAATTTTCTTAAGAATAACAATTACCAAAAATAAGGAATATATATAACTTATTTTTGCCGAAGATACCTTTCTAGACACACTTACACCAAAAGGAGCTGCAATAATCACGCCAAGCGTAATACTCAACCCAACTGGAAAAATAATATATCCCAGATTAAAATAGTGAAAATCATGAACCGGAGTAGATAAAAGATTAATGAGGGTTATAGTAAACGCAGTAATCATTATAGCACCGGAAGAAATAGCGCTTGCTTTCTTCACGTCTACTTTAAGCAAGGAGTTCAATGCAGGAATAATGACCACACCACCACCCAGTCCGGACAAAGCGGCAATACCGCCCCCAACAAGCCCTACCGCACCGAGCTTCCATTTGTTTATTGAGCGCAATGGTGTAATATAGACCTTTTTTGCGCCCACTAGCGTAGTATACAACATATACGCCAACAAGAAAAT is from Cytophagaceae bacterium ABcell3 and encodes:
- the tsaB gene encoding tRNA (adenosine(37)-N6)-threonylcarbamoyltransferase complex dimerization subunit type 1 TsaB, which produces MALILSLETSVKVCSVSIYSDNELLGVSEVFIEKSHSRVITLLVQDLLKGVNITLNEIDAVSVSHGPGSYTGLRIGVSTAKGLCYALDKPLISVNTLQGMAASVADSLYEDILICPMLDARRMEVYCAVYDGRLKEIQKTSAVVVDETSFRSLLENNKVLFCGNGAGKCKKLLGHAPNAYFLDNVYPSAKYTGRLANVKYMKGEFEDLAYFEPYYLKEFFLTGKKSN
- a CDS encoding sulfite exporter TauE/SafE family protein, yielding MLSFFYLFIAGLLGGFIAGLVGIGGGVIYIFIIPFALRYIGVPLEEMPQYTIANSVFAIFFASASANYVLIRLKNFYQREVFIIGLLGVISSAFTVEFVVNTPFYSLKVFNGIIIFLLAYMLYTTLVGAKKVYITPLRSINKWKLGAVGLVGGGIAALSGLGGGVVIIPALNSLLKVDVKKASAISSGAIMITAFTITLINLLSTPVHDFHYFNLGYIIFPVGLSITLGVIIAAPFGVSVSRKVSSAKISYIYSLFLVIVILKKIVELYFLS